The Niastella koreensis GR20-10 genome includes a window with the following:
- a CDS encoding efflux RND transporter periplasmic adaptor subunit has translation MKNICAVVIFSVLLYACGHVEKPVDLTVKSAATSEMSKYEIGRVTENPLASYVKLPGQLKPFEEVNLYAKVNGFVKEVLVDRGTKVRKGQVLVRLEAPEMESQVQMANSKFVQAQENAVASKEKYRRLNEAAKEPGSVAPLDLDNAMSRMKADDAIVMAERSNVDVMKNYKNYLIITAPFDGVIIQRNISSGALVGPGSKSNDQPMLVLQHLQKLRLEVYIPEAYVDQVDLNRPVSFVFNSMPEKTLEAKISRSANSLTSLRSEAIEIDLQNDKQLLKPGMYAEVKVPLLSETKSLLIPNNSIVRSTERQYVITVKDGKAHLVDVKEGLKAKDSTEVFGGLAGGDEILLHATDEIKEGTPIK, from the coding sequence ATGAAAAATATTTGTGCAGTAGTAATATTCAGTGTGCTGTTATACGCCTGTGGACATGTAGAAAAACCCGTAGACCTTACGGTGAAATCGGCTGCCACCAGTGAAATGAGTAAATACGAAATAGGCCGGGTGACCGAAAATCCCTTGGCGAGTTATGTAAAATTGCCCGGGCAGTTAAAACCATTTGAAGAAGTGAACCTGTATGCCAAGGTGAATGGCTTTGTAAAAGAAGTGCTGGTTGACAGGGGAACAAAAGTAAGAAAGGGGCAGGTGTTGGTTCGCCTGGAAGCGCCTGAAATGGAATCGCAGGTACAAATGGCCAATTCAAAATTTGTTCAGGCGCAGGAAAATGCGGTAGCCAGCAAGGAAAAATATCGCCGGTTAAATGAGGCTGCCAAAGAACCCGGTTCCGTTGCCCCGTTGGATCTTGACAATGCCATGTCACGCATGAAGGCCGACGATGCCATTGTAATGGCTGAAAGATCCAATGTAGATGTGATGAAGAACTACAAGAACTATCTTATCATTACAGCACCTTTTGATGGCGTGATCATTCAACGTAACATTTCATCAGGCGCTCTGGTTGGGCCCGGCAGCAAATCTAATGATCAACCGATGCTGGTATTACAGCATTTACAAAAACTCCGGCTGGAAGTGTATATACCCGAAGCCTATGTTGACCAGGTTGATCTGAACCGGCCGGTAAGTTTTGTTTTCAACTCCATGCCCGAAAAAACATTGGAAGCAAAGATCAGCCGTTCGGCCAATTCACTCACCAGTTTACGTTCTGAAGCTATTGAAATAGATCTTCAAAACGACAAGCAGTTACTCAAACCCGGTATGTATGCCGAAGTAAAAGTACCGTTGTTGTCAGAAACAAAATCTTTACTCATTCCTAATAATTCCATTGTTCGTTCAACCGAACGGCAATATGTAATTACAGTGAAAGATGGGAAAGCGCATTTGGTTGATGTAAAAGAGGGGCTAAAGGCAAAAGACTCTACAGAAGTATTTGGTGGACTAGCAGGTGGTGATGAAATTCTTCTACATGCTACCGATGAAATTAAAGAAGGAACGCCTATAAAATAA
- a CDS encoding TetR/AcrR family transcriptional regulator, whose product MSGRNRLFDEEKALAQAAEVFWIKGYEAASTEDLLTAMDMNKGSLYNAFGNKRELFVKVFEWFAQRFIRNMKVVFAKHDNTVDAIREIFLHVAYPDDPTAHTKGCFYVNILGETTGLDPDLEKIAKEKLIEIEKLFYNELTKAQKAGQLTSAIQPALLAKHLLNLWNGINITRRLYSEKELEKLVELNLQLCFDMK is encoded by the coding sequence ATGAGTGGAAGGAACCGTTTGTTTGATGAAGAAAAAGCGCTGGCGCAGGCGGCGGAAGTCTTTTGGATAAAAGGCTACGAAGCGGCGTCAACGGAAGACTTATTGACTGCCATGGATATGAACAAAGGCAGTTTATACAACGCGTTCGGCAACAAACGGGAATTGTTTGTAAAAGTGTTTGAATGGTTTGCGCAGCGGTTTATCCGCAACATGAAAGTAGTGTTTGCAAAGCATGATAATACAGTTGATGCCATCCGGGAAATATTTCTGCATGTGGCGTATCCCGATGATCCGACAGCACATACAAAAGGTTGTTTTTATGTAAATATCCTGGGCGAAACAACCGGTTTGGACCCCGACCTGGAAAAAATTGCCAAAGAGAAGCTGATCGAAATTGAAAAGTTGTTCTATAATGAATTGACAAAAGCGCAAAAAGCAGGGCAACTGACCAGCGCCATTCAACCGGCATTATTAGCCAAACACCTGTTGAATTTGTGGAACGGAATAAATATTACCAGAAGATTGTACAGCGAAAAGGAACTCGAAAAACTGGTGGAGTTGAACCTGCAGCTCTGCTTTGACATGAAATAA
- a CDS encoding efflux RND transporter permease subunit: MSLVSSALKKPIANIVIFVSLLFFSVLAALKMPVDIFPKLNLPTIYVIESYGGMSAQQMEGFFSTRLMDQFLYVNGVKSISTKNIQGLTMLKLSFYEKTDMAEASAQVALQVNRAMKFFPPGALPPQVVRFDASSLPVGQLVISSKTRSLKEIYDLAATRIRPSFATVAGLSAPPPFGANSRAITINVEPDKLRSYNLTPDEVVAALAKFNVMSPSGNLRLDNTMYVTTINTLIKDVTEFGDIPVLTKNGVPVLIKDVARVADAADVTVDYALINGKRSVYIPVVKTADASTWQVVKDLKAKLPDIQSLLPDDVKVTYEFDQSVFVINAVKSLATEGGLGALLTGLMVLLFLRDLRSSLIVIITIPVSISIGLLLLSLFGQTINIMTLSGLALAIGILVDQATVTIENIHQHLEMGKNKRQAIYDACEEIAFPLFLILLCILAVFAPSFLMTGVPKAMFLPLSLSIGFTMIVSYIAAQTLVPILSNWLIKAERYQHYHHGAVHAHAGQALDSGEMKQVTGHLENEYKQPEKNDLFERVKLRYMHFLQRGMKRRKVTVVTYLVLVFAMAAVAFVVIGKDMMPKLNNGQFQIRIKAPDGTRLERTEEKMRQVLQVIDTTVNHHVKISSAYVGIIPSSYGSSNLYIFNTGTHEAVLQVNLDEDYKVNLDELKDALRKNIHQKVPDVRIQFEPIDMTEKIMSQGASTPIEVRVAGKNMQDIEQFATKILDSLKAIPYLRDVQIAQPLRFPVVSISIDRLKAAQFGLNVQDIARSVTASTSSSRFSEKNQWLDEDKAYTYQVQVQIPEYVMNNMDELKEIPLIKGQSSPVLGDIATFKTTYVPGEYDRSGPRRFLTINANIFKKDLGVATTDVQRVLREVGTPPKGVIAEVRGMSSLLTETLSSLQSGLMFAVLVMFLLLAANYQSFKLSLTVLSTVPAVIVGSLVALLLTGSTLNLQSYMGMIMSTGVSVANAILIVTNAEKLRLEYRDATKAAVTSAGIRLRPILMTSFAMIAGMIPMASGMGEAGEQSAPLGRAVIGGLAASTLAALLILPQVFAWMQRKASYKSPSLMPETEHVDHPMNGKLNPTINTTINS; the protein is encoded by the coding sequence ATGTCTTTAGTATCATCGGCTTTAAAAAAGCCAATTGCCAATATAGTGATCTTCGTCAGCCTGCTGTTTTTTTCGGTGCTGGCTGCGCTGAAAATGCCGGTCGATATCTTTCCAAAGTTGAACCTGCCAACGATCTACGTTATAGAAAGTTATGGTGGTATGTCGGCTCAGCAAATGGAGGGTTTTTTCTCCACGCGCTTAATGGACCAGTTCCTGTATGTGAATGGGGTAAAAAGCATCAGCACAAAGAATATCCAGGGGCTTACCATGTTGAAGCTGAGCTTTTATGAAAAAACAGATATGGCCGAAGCATCGGCACAGGTGGCGCTGCAGGTAAACCGGGCCATGAAGTTCTTCCCGCCGGGTGCGTTGCCGCCACAGGTAGTTCGTTTCGATGCGTCTTCACTGCCTGTTGGACAACTGGTTATTTCCAGTAAAACGCGTAGCCTGAAAGAAATTTACGATCTGGCGGCTACCCGTATTCGCCCGTCGTTTGCTACGGTAGCCGGGTTGTCGGCGCCTCCGCCGTTTGGGGCCAATTCGCGGGCTATAACTATTAATGTGGAACCCGATAAATTACGTAGTTATAACCTTACACCCGATGAGGTGGTAGCCGCCCTGGCAAAGTTTAACGTAATGTCGCCATCGGGTAACCTTCGGCTGGATAATACCATGTACGTTACCACCATCAATACGCTCATAAAAGATGTAACTGAATTTGGCGATATTCCCGTTCTTACCAAAAATGGCGTACCTGTTTTAATAAAAGACGTAGCCCGCGTTGCGGATGCAGCAGATGTTACGGTAGATTACGCCCTGATCAATGGCAAACGCTCGGTATATATTCCGGTAGTAAAAACAGCCGACGCTTCCACCTGGCAGGTAGTGAAAGACCTGAAAGCAAAGCTGCCCGATATCCAAAGCCTTTTGCCCGACGATGTAAAAGTTACCTACGAATTTGACCAGTCGGTGTTTGTGATAAATGCAGTGAAGAGCCTTGCTACCGAAGGTGGCCTGGGCGCACTGTTAACCGGGTTGATGGTATTATTGTTCCTGCGTGACCTGCGCAGCAGTCTCATCGTTATCATAACCATCCCCGTTTCCATATCGATAGGGTTATTGTTATTAAGCCTGTTTGGGCAAACGATCAATATTATGACCCTGAGCGGTCTGGCCCTGGCAATAGGTATTCTTGTTGACCAGGCAACGGTGACCATAGAAAATATTCACCAGCACCTGGAGATGGGTAAAAATAAACGACAGGCCATTTATGATGCCTGTGAGGAAATCGCCTTCCCGCTGTTCCTGATCCTGCTGTGTATCCTGGCGGTTTTTGCGCCTTCTTTTTTAATGACCGGTGTACCTAAAGCTATGTTCTTACCCCTGTCATTGTCTATTGGTTTTACCATGATCGTGTCTTACATAGCTGCACAAACCCTGGTGCCCATTCTCAGCAACTGGCTCATCAAGGCCGAGCGGTACCAGCATTATCATCATGGTGCGGTGCATGCCCATGCAGGTCAGGCACTCGATTCCGGTGAAATGAAACAGGTGACCGGACACCTGGAGAATGAATATAAACAACCGGAGAAGAACGATCTGTTTGAGCGGGTAAAGCTGCGGTACATGCATTTCCTGCAAAGGGGAATGAAGCGCAGAAAGGTTACCGTAGTTACTTACCTGGTGCTGGTGTTTGCCATGGCGGCTGTTGCCTTTGTGGTAATTGGTAAAGACATGATGCCGAAGTTGAACAACGGTCAGTTCCAGATACGCATCAAGGCACCCGATGGCACCAGGCTGGAGCGTACGGAAGAAAAAATGCGCCAGGTGTTGCAGGTTATCGATACAACGGTAAATCACCATGTAAAGATCAGCTCTGCCTACGTGGGTATTATTCCCAGTAGTTATGGCAGCAGTAACCTGTACATATTCAATACCGGTACGCATGAAGCGGTATTACAGGTAAACCTGGATGAAGATTATAAAGTGAACCTGGATGAATTGAAAGACGCCTTGCGAAAGAACATTCACCAGAAAGTACCCGATGTGCGTATTCAGTTTGAACCTATCGATATGACGGAAAAGATCATGAGCCAGGGCGCCTCCACGCCGATAGAGGTTAGGGTAGCGGGAAAAAACATGCAGGATATTGAGCAATTTGCCACCAAAATTCTGGACAGCCTCAAGGCCATTCCTTATTTGCGGGATGTGCAAATAGCCCAGCCATTGCGGTTTCCGGTGGTATCAATTTCAATAGACCGCCTGAAAGCCGCCCAGTTTGGATTGAACGTACAGGATATTGCCCGGTCGGTAACCGCCAGTACCTCATCGAGCCGGTTTAGTGAAAAGAACCAGTGGCTCGATGAAGACAAAGCCTATACCTACCAGGTACAGGTGCAAATACCCGAATACGTTATGAATAACATGGATGAGTTGAAGGAGATCCCTTTGATAAAAGGGCAGAGCAGCCCGGTATTGGGTGATATTGCAACGTTTAAAACAACTTATGTGCCGGGTGAGTACGACCGTTCAGGGCCCAGGCGCTTTCTCACCATTAACGCTAATATCTTTAAGAAAGACCTTGGCGTCGCTACCACCGATGTGCAAAGAGTATTGCGTGAAGTGGGTACGCCACCTAAAGGGGTGATTGCAGAAGTACGGGGTATGTCGAGTCTGTTAACAGAAACATTGTCGAGTTTGCAAAGCGGGTTGATGTTTGCGGTATTGGTGATGTTCCTATTACTGGCAGCCAATTACCAATCGTTTAAATTATCGCTTACGGTATTATCAACTGTGCCTGCAGTGATCGTAGGTTCACTGGTTGCCTTGTTGCTCACAGGCTCTACCCTGAACCTGCAATCGTATATGGGTATGATCATGAGTACAGGGGTATCGGTGGCCAACGCCATTTTGATTGTTACGAATGCCGAAAAGTTAAGATTGGAATACCGTGATGCAACAAAAGCTGCGGTAACGAGTGCGGGCATCCGGTTACGTCCCATCTTAATGACCAGTTTTGCGATGATAGCCGGGATGATCCCAATGGCATCCGGTATGGGGGAAGCAGGTGAACAATCTGCGCCATTAGGCCGCGCGGTAATTGGAGGCCTGGCAGCTTCCACGCTTGCTGCCTTATTGATCCTGCCACAGGTGTTTGCCTGGATGCAAAGAAAGGCATCCTACAAATCACCTTCCCTGATGCCCGAAACAGAGCATGTCGATCACCCGATGAATGGAAAATTAAACCCAACAATCAATACAACAATAAATAGTTAA
- a CDS encoding TolC family protein — protein MTSFRKANFLLLYLGLSVLGLNAYAQSDTCACGLATLLDRVNTQSAFLTPDSAAILVKLAQQNAARFNRLPEFNLNAQVNLGTNNNLPGGYFSYGVVPSNSKVRTEGNSSTILTDLGIANVNWTLYDFGENRALQQVAASNVEVEKSKYNQSKYQLQAVAIDNYLQWLRTEEFMSIQLLHIQRNKEIQHSVMVLAKSGIKPGVDTSIAEAEISKLRLNYVQLKGQAQQFKLMLSALGNIPVEKLQADTNYINKIVAVNQATLPGADSAMASHPLLNYYNSLYQNSIDKERLVKKSFLPTVSLQGAIWGRGSSVSSRDEFRSLTKGFGFERGNYLVGVGITYDLFDLKRKQLQLRTQQAATNYAEKQFQQQQMLLNLNENKVDAQLVTATEGLQEIPHQLAAAQAAYRQQLSLYKNGLTSILELNTALEVLYRAETDLIRAKYVYSQMLFEKAINSNQVQTLLQFTN, from the coding sequence ATGACATCATTTAGAAAAGCGAATTTTCTTCTTTTATATCTGGGGCTTTCGGTTTTGGGGTTGAACGCGTATGCGCAAAGTGATACCTGTGCCTGTGGGTTGGCAACATTGCTAGACCGGGTGAATACCCAATCTGCCTTTCTCACGCCCGATTCCGCAGCCATTTTAGTAAAACTGGCCCAGCAAAATGCGGCACGTTTCAACCGGTTACCCGAATTCAATTTGAACGCACAGGTAAACCTGGGTACCAATAACAATTTACCAGGTGGTTATTTTTCGTACGGTGTGGTGCCCAGTAATTCAAAAGTGCGCACGGAAGGAAACAGTTCTACCATTTTAACCGATCTGGGGATTGCCAACGTAAACTGGACGCTCTATGATTTTGGCGAGAACAGGGCGCTGCAGCAGGTGGCGGCTTCCAATGTTGAGGTAGAAAAATCAAAATACAACCAGAGTAAATATCAGTTGCAGGCAGTGGCCATCGATAACTATCTGCAATGGCTGCGCACCGAAGAGTTCATGTCTATTCAATTACTGCACATTCAGCGGAACAAAGAAATTCAGCATTCGGTAATGGTGCTGGCAAAAAGCGGCATCAAACCCGGAGTTGACACCAGTATTGCCGAAGCGGAGATCTCGAAGCTGCGGTTGAACTATGTTCAACTGAAAGGGCAGGCGCAACAATTCAAATTAATGTTATCGGCCCTTGGCAATATTCCTGTTGAAAAGCTGCAGGCAGATACCAATTACATTAATAAAATAGTGGCCGTAAACCAGGCAACCTTACCGGGGGCCGATTCGGCCATGGCCAGCCATCCGTTGTTGAATTATTATAATTCATTGTACCAAAACAGCATTGACAAGGAACGCCTGGTTAAAAAGAGCTTTTTGCCCACCGTTTCTTTACAGGGTGCAATTTGGGGCCGGGGTAGTAGTGTGAGCAGCCGCGATGAATTCAGGAGTTTAACAAAAGGGTTTGGGTTTGAGCGCGGCAATTATTTGGTTGGCGTTGGCATTACCTATGATCTCTTTGACCTGAAACGAAAACAGTTGCAATTAAGAACACAGCAGGCAGCAACCAATTATGCAGAAAAACAGTTTCAACAACAACAGATGCTGTTAAACCTGAATGAAAATAAGGTAGATGCACAACTGGTTACCGCAACAGAAGGGTTGCAGGAAATTCCGCACCAGCTGGCGGCAGCCCAGGCTGCTTACCGGCAGCAACTTTCCTTATATAAGAATGGGTTGACCAGTATCCTGGAATTGAACACAGCGCTGGAAGTTTTGTACCGGGCTGAAACTGATTTAATCAGGGCTAAATATGTGTACAGTCAAATGCTGTTCGAGAAAGCTATTAACAGCAACCAGGTGCAAACCCTATTACAATTCACCAATTAA
- a CDS encoding nuclear transport factor 2 family protein produces MSITIKPPFTRETALAKVKLAEDAWNTRNPEKVALAYSVNSEWRNRTEFFTGREAIKEFLTRKWQKELDYKLMKELWCFTDNRISVRFEYEWRDAGGQWFRTHGNEHWEFDEEGLMRRRDMSANDYPIEEKDRRYR; encoded by the coding sequence ATGAGTATAACAATTAAACCACCGTTCACCAGGGAAACTGCGCTGGCGAAAGTGAAACTGGCCGAAGATGCCTGGAACACAAGAAACCCCGAAAAAGTAGCCCTGGCGTACAGCGTTAACTCGGAATGGCGTAACCGCACCGAATTCTTTACCGGCCGCGAAGCCATCAAAGAATTCCTTACCCGCAAATGGCAAAAGGAGCTCGATTACAAATTAATGAAGGAACTGTGGTGTTTTACTGACAACCGTATTTCAGTTCGTTTTGAATACGAATGGCGCGACGCCGGTGGTCAGTGGTTTCGTACCCATGGCAATGAGCATTGGGAATTTGATGAAGAAGGGCTGATGCGCCGCCGGGATATGAGCGCCAATGATTATCCCATTGAGGAAAAAGATAGAAGATATAGATAA
- a CDS encoding multidrug effflux MFS transporter, with the protein MNDKPTNRFYLILILGLLTAIGPFSIDMYLPAFPDIAKGLHTTVSQVMLSLSSFFIGISAGQFIYGPLLERYGRKKPLYAGLTIYLLASLGCALAASVQALIALRLLQALGGCVGMVAARAMVRDLFEVKENAKVFSTLMLVVAVSPIVAPTAGGYVTAILGWRWVFALLMIVNAFILAGIYFLLPESKKPDPNFSLKPRPIIKSFTSIIVHPQFYTYALTASISAAGMYAYISGSPSVFMDLFHVSEKQYGWIFALIAMGLIGSSQINSVLLRTYTSEQIIRIALACQTFVGLVMVTLTLLGFSELFITIFLIFLFLCCQGFTFPNASALSLAPFGHNAGSASALLGGIQMSIGACTSALVSVFQNNTALPMTGVMACCATGALTVLLVGRKIICLKARQNAVEQEDVEMISTL; encoded by the coding sequence ATGAACGACAAACCCACCAACCGGTTTTACCTGATTCTCATTCTCGGCTTATTAACGGCCATTGGGCCATTTTCTATTGATATGTACCTGCCGGCCTTCCCCGATATTGCAAAGGGGCTGCATACCACGGTGTCGCAGGTAATGTTATCGCTCTCCAGCTTTTTTATTGGCATTTCTGCGGGTCAATTTATTTATGGACCATTGCTGGAGCGGTATGGCCGCAAAAAACCTTTGTATGCAGGGCTTACCATTTATTTGCTGGCTTCACTGGGTTGTGCCCTGGCGGCTTCGGTACAGGCATTGATCGCTTTACGATTGTTACAAGCCCTGGGAGGCTGTGTGGGTATGGTGGCTGCCCGCGCCATGGTGCGTGATCTGTTTGAAGTAAAAGAGAATGCCAAAGTATTTTCTACCCTCATGCTGGTGGTGGCGGTATCGCCTATTGTGGCGCCTACAGCCGGTGGTTATGTTACTGCCATCTTAGGCTGGCGCTGGGTATTTGCCTTGCTGATGATCGTGAACGCATTCATTTTGGCCGGTATTTATTTTTTACTGCCGGAAAGTAAGAAACCTGATCCCAATTTTTCCCTGAAACCCAGGCCAATAATCAAAAGTTTTACCAGCATCATTGTGCATCCGCAGTTTTATACCTATGCCTTAACTGCTTCCATTTCAGCAGCGGGGATGTATGCCTATATTAGTGGATCGCCTTCGGTATTCATGGATCTTTTTCATGTAAGTGAAAAACAATACGGGTGGATCTTTGCGCTGATCGCCATGGGACTGATCGGCTCCAGCCAGATCAACAGCGTGCTGTTACGAACGTATACCAGCGAACAGATCATTAGAATAGCGCTGGCTTGTCAAACCTTTGTCGGACTGGTAATGGTGACGCTTACGCTCCTTGGTTTTAGCGAGCTGTTCATTACCATTTTTCTCATCTTTCTTTTTTTGTGTTGCCAGGGTTTTACGTTTCCCAACGCTTCAGCGCTTTCTTTGGCGCCTTTTGGCCATAATGCGGGCAGTGCATCTGCCTTGCTGGGCGGCATACAAATGAGTATAGGGGCCTGTACTTCGGCCCTGGTTAGTGTGTTCCAGAATAATACAGCCCTGCCTATGACGGGTGTAATGGCCTGTTGCGCTACAGGTGCACTGACTGTTTTACTGGTGGGAAGAAAGATTATTTGTCTGAAGGCCCGGCAAAATGCGGTGGAACAGGAAGATGTGGAGATGAT
- a CDS encoding zinc-dependent metalloprotease, which produces MLTRITKRVLLSIALIYLTGVSALAQKTPKADTTKLKKVDSVAALVKSLPKPDALKPYKDVVTADAKTATGFFKVHKIDDRLLFELPDSILGRDLLTVNRISKSSSEYRNPLSRLMSYSGDWIGESVIRFGKGSINKIMLSVISYKERSNDSSANGLSKTLETNNIQPIYAAFPVKAINKDKHTTVIDVTDYLVSDNPVFGYQADIKAWTGLGTVLPDRSYIDSIRAFPMNIEIQSVKTYAVPKPNSTTVMPLTFEFNNSIVLLPKEPMNGRPYDPRVGFFGLWPTDYVDFDANPQGVKRTSNIWRWRLEPKPEDVEKYNRGELVEPQKPIVIYIDPLTPKKWVPYLIQGVNDWQTAFEKAGFKNAIVAKEAPTKEEDSTWSIDDARHSALVYKPSDFANASGPSVKDPRSGEILETHINWYHNVMDILYKWYFIQAGAVDPRANKPQFDDSLMGELIRFVSSHEIGHTLGLRHNWGASSTVPVEKLRDKAWVEAHGHTPSIMDYARFNYVAQPEDHISEKGLFPRIGDYDKWAIEWGYRLIPGNKTANEEKPILNKWIIDKLKSGPQYFFGIEAVQGDASTGLDPRNQNEDLGDDAMLASAYGIKNLKRILPNLIKWTQEPDEDYARAGEMYTELVNQYNRYMGHVLMNIGGILTTPKTVEQPGDVYDFVPKEKQKRAMAFLQKELFTTPEWLRDTHLYNISSTSFAGVENVQKGILLQLLDAKYINRLAMQEAESGAKAYTVPEMLTDLRKGIFSELAANKPISLNRRNLQKVYVIKLLTLLPPDKGALAPDSDASSIVKAHARDLAAEIKRALPNYQDVMSVDHLKDLADRITTALDPKK; this is translated from the coding sequence ATGTTAACACGTATAACAAAACGGGTACTGTTATCTATTGCCCTTATTTATTTAACCGGTGTTTCTGCGCTAGCGCAAAAGACTCCCAAAGCCGATACAACAAAACTCAAAAAGGTAGATTCTGTGGCTGCTCTGGTAAAATCATTGCCAAAGCCGGATGCCCTGAAACCCTATAAAGATGTAGTAACAGCCGACGCCAAAACCGCCACCGGTTTTTTTAAGGTTCATAAAATTGATGACCGGTTATTGTTTGAATTACCCGATTCCATCCTGGGCCGCGATCTGCTTACGGTGAACCGCATTTCCAAATCATCTTCCGAATACCGGAACCCATTGAGCAGGTTAATGAGTTATTCAGGCGACTGGATCGGGGAGAGCGTGATCCGTTTTGGAAAAGGTAGTATTAACAAGATCATGTTGAGTGTGATCTCTTATAAAGAACGTTCCAATGACAGCTCAGCAAACGGGTTATCAAAAACCCTGGAGACAAATAACATCCAGCCTATTTATGCGGCCTTCCCGGTAAAAGCGATCAACAAGGACAAACATACCACCGTTATTGATGTAACTGATTATCTGGTCAGCGACAACCCGGTGTTTGGCTATCAGGCCGATATAAAAGCCTGGACCGGTTTAGGTACGGTACTGCCCGACAGAAGTTATATCGACAGCATCAGGGCCTTCCCCATGAACATCGAGATCCAGTCGGTAAAAACCTATGCGGTTCCCAAACCCAACAGCACCACCGTAATGCCCCTTACGTTTGAATTTAATAACTCAATAGTATTACTGCCTAAAGAACCTATGAATGGCAGGCCATACGACCCGCGCGTTGGTTTCTTTGGACTGTGGCCAACCGATTATGTTGACTTTGACGCCAATCCCCAGGGGGTAAAAAGAACCAGCAACATCTGGCGCTGGCGGCTGGAGCCTAAACCGGAAGATGTAGAAAAATATAATCGCGGGGAGTTGGTGGAGCCGCAAAAGCCGATCGTTATTTACATCGATCCGTTAACCCCAAAGAAGTGGGTACCGTATTTGATCCAGGGCGTGAACGACTGGCAGACGGCATTTGAAAAAGCCGGTTTCAAAAATGCTATTGTAGCCAAAGAAGCGCCTACCAAAGAAGAAGACAGTACCTGGAGCATTGATGATGCCCGTCACTCTGCATTGGTATACAAACCCTCTGATTTTGCCAATGCCAGCGGTCCCAGTGTAAAAGATCCCCGCAGCGGCGAGATCCTGGAAACGCACATCAACTGGTATCACAACGTAATGGACATCCTGTACAAATGGTATTTCATTCAGGCCGGCGCCGTTGACCCACGCGCCAACAAACCACAGTTCGATGATTCGCTGATGGGCGAGCTGATCCGATTTGTATCATCGCATGAAATAGGACATACATTGGGGTTACGCCACAACTGGGGCGCATCTTCTACCGTGCCGGTTGAAAAGCTGCGCGATAAAGCCTGGGTAGAAGCGCATGGACACACGCCTTCCATTATGGATTACGCCCGTTTTAACTATGTGGCTCAACCGGAAGATCACATCAGCGAAAAGGGATTGTTCCCGCGCATTGGGGATTATGATAAATGGGCAATAGAGTGGGGATACAGATTGATCCCCGGAAACAAAACCGCCAATGAAGAAAAACCCATCTTAAATAAATGGATCATCGATAAATTAAAATCAGGCCCCCAATACTTTTTTGGAATAGAAGCGGTGCAGGGCGATGCATCTACCGGGCTCGATCCGAGAAACCAGAATGAAGACCTGGGTGATGATGCCATGCTTGCCAGCGCCTATGGTATCAAAAACCTGAAAAGGATCTTACCCAATCTCATCAAATGGACACAGGAACCGGATGAGGATTATGCCCGCGCAGGCGAGATGTATACCGAACTGGTGAATCAGTATAACCGGTATATGGGCCACGTGCTCATGAATATCGGGGGTATATTGACAACCCCCAAAACAGTTGAACAACCCGGTGATGTATACGATTTTGTGCCAAAGGAAAAACAAAAACGCGCCATGGCTTTTCTGCAAAAAGAATTGTTCACCACGCCGGAATGGTTGCGCGATACTCATTTATATAACATCAGCTCCACCAGTTTTGCCGGTGTTGAAAATGTACAGAAAGGAATTCTGTTGCAGCTGCTCGATGCCAAATACATCAACCGCCTGGCCATGCAGGAAGCAGAATCAGGCGCCAAAGCCTATACGGTGCCGGAAATGCTGACCGATTTGCGGAAAGGTATTTTCTCAGAGCTGGCAGCGAACAAACCCATCAGTTTGAACCGGCGTAACCTGCAAAAAGTGTATGTAATAAAACTGTTGACCTTACTGCCGCCCGATAAAGGAGCGTTGGCACCAGACAGTGATGCCAGTTCGATAGTAAAGGCGCATGCGCGTGACCTGGCTGCTGAAATAAAACGGGCTTTGCCAAATTACCAGGATGTGATGTCGGTAGATCACCTGAAAGACCTGGCAGACCGGATAACCACAGCATTGGATCCTAAAAAATAA